The following coding sequences lie in one Pseudomonas sp. B33.4 genomic window:
- a CDS encoding microcin C ABC transporter permease YejB — MLRYLSRRLLLIIPTLLCILVVNFLIVQAAPGGPVEQAIARLQGFGGHGMGSGGEVAAIGGAGRSSRGLDPALTEEIKHHYGFDKPLHERLWLMLKNYAQLDLGSSFFRGAKVTDLIVQKLPVSLSLGLWATLITYLISIPLGIRKAIKNGSAFDVWSSTAIIIGYAMPAFLFAILLIVVFAGGSYVNWFPVQGLVSDNFDSLSTLGKVGDYLWHLVLPVTALVIGGFATLTILTKNSFLNEISRQYVITARAKGLTERRVLYGHVFRNAMLLVVAGVPSALIEVFFAGSLLIETIFNLDGLGRMSYEAAVSRDYPVVFGALFLFTLFGLLIKLIGDLCYTLLDPRIDFSARTA; from the coding sequence ATGCTGCGCTATCTGAGTCGACGTTTGCTGCTGATCATCCCGACGCTGTTGTGCATTCTGGTGGTGAATTTTCTGATTGTGCAGGCCGCGCCCGGTGGCCCGGTGGAACAAGCCATTGCCCGTCTGCAAGGCTTCGGCGGGCACGGCATGGGCAGCGGTGGCGAGGTCGCCGCGATTGGCGGCGCCGGGCGCAGCAGCCGTGGTCTCGACCCGGCGCTGACCGAGGAAATCAAACACCATTACGGTTTCGACAAACCGCTGCACGAACGCCTGTGGCTCATGTTGAAAAACTACGCGCAGCTGGATCTGGGCAGCAGTTTCTTTCGCGGCGCCAAGGTCACCGATCTGATCGTGCAGAAGCTGCCGGTGTCGCTGTCGCTGGGTTTGTGGGCGACATTGATCACCTACCTGATTTCGATTCCGCTGGGCATTCGCAAAGCGATCAAGAACGGCAGTGCGTTTGATGTCTGGAGCAGCACGGCGATCATCATCGGCTATGCAATGCCGGCGTTCCTGTTCGCGATTCTGCTGATCGTGGTGTTCGCCGGCGGCAGCTACGTCAACTGGTTTCCGGTACAGGGGCTGGTCTCGGACAACTTCGATAGCCTCAGCACGCTGGGCAAGGTCGGCGACTATCTCTGGCACCTGGTGCTGCCGGTGACGGCGTTGGTGATTGGCGGGTTCGCCACACTGACGATCCTGACCAAGAACAGCTTCCTCAACGAGATCAGCCGTCAGTACGTCATTACCGCACGGGCCAAGGGTCTGACCGAGCGCCGCGTGCTCTACGGCCACGTGTTTCGCAACGCCATGCTGCTGGTGGTGGCCGGTGTGCCGTCGGCGCTGATCGAGGTGTTTTTCGCCGGCTCCCTGCTGATCGAAACCATTTTCAACCTCGACGGCCTCGGGCGCATGAGCTACGAGGCGGCAGTGTCGCGCGACTACCCGGTGGTGTTCGGCGCACTGTTTCTGTTCACCCTGTTCGGCCTGTTGATCAAGCTGATCGGCGACCTCTGCTACACCCTGCTCGACCCGCGCATCGACTTCTCGGCGAGGACTGCCTGA
- a CDS encoding ABC transporter permease: MFTLSPLGQRRVAQFKANRRGRWSLWLFIGLCLICLGGELIANDKPLVIRYHDAFYFPILSDYLETDFGGELPFQPDYASSYVHKLIEDQGGWMLFPPIPFSYDTVNYDLSEPAPSPPSSSNWLGTDDQARDVLARVIFGTRISILFALILTAVSALIGIVAGALQGYYGGWVDLLGQRVLEIWSGLPVLYLLIILSGFVSPSFWWLLGIMALFSWLALVDVVRAEFLRGRNLEYVKAARALGLTDNELMCRHILPNAMTSTLTYLPFILTGAIATLTALDFLGFGMPAGTASLGELIGQAKRNLQAPWLGLTAFFALALILSLLVFIGEACRDAFDPRS, translated from the coding sequence ATGTTCACTCTTTCTCCTCTCGGCCAGCGCCGCGTTGCGCAGTTCAAGGCTAATCGACGTGGACGCTGGTCGTTGTGGCTGTTTATCGGTCTGTGCCTGATTTGTCTGGGCGGTGAGTTGATCGCCAACGACAAACCGCTGGTGATCCGTTATCACGACGCTTTTTACTTCCCGATCCTCAGCGATTACCTGGAAACCGATTTCGGCGGCGAGCTGCCGTTCCAGCCGGATTACGCCAGCAGTTACGTGCACAAGTTGATCGAGGATCAGGGCGGCTGGATGCTGTTTCCGCCGATTCCGTTCAGCTACGACACGGTCAATTACGACCTCAGCGAACCAGCGCCAAGCCCACCTTCTTCGAGCAACTGGCTGGGCACCGATGATCAGGCGCGCGACGTGTTGGCGCGGGTGATTTTCGGCACGCGGATTTCGATTCTGTTTGCGCTGATCCTCACTGCTGTCAGTGCGTTGATCGGCATCGTCGCCGGGGCGTTGCAGGGTTATTACGGCGGTTGGGTCGACTTGCTCGGGCAGCGCGTGCTGGAAATCTGGTCGGGGTTGCCGGTGTTGTACCTGCTGATCATTTTGTCCGGGTTCGTCTCGCCGAGTTTCTGGTGGTTGCTGGGGATCATGGCGCTGTTTTCCTGGCTGGCGCTGGTCGATGTGGTGCGTGCTGAGTTCCTTCGCGGGCGCAATCTCGAATACGTCAAAGCCGCGCGCGCCTTGGGCCTGACCGACAACGAACTGATGTGTCGGCACATCCTGCCCAACGCGATGACCTCCACCCTCACCTACCTGCCGTTCATTCTGACCGGCGCCATCGCCACGCTGACCGCACTGGATTTTCTCGGCTTCGGCATGCCGGCGGGTACTGCATCGCTGGGCGAGTTGATCGGTCAGGCCAAGCGCAATCTGCAAGCGCCGTGGCTGGGGCTGACGGCGTTTTTTGCCTTGGCGCTGATTTTGTCTTTGTTGGTTTTTATTGGTGAGGCTTGCCGTGATGCATTCGATCCCCGGAGCTGA
- a CDS encoding MotA/TolQ/ExbB proton channel family protein: MIVPGVLWGLVLFSVVSWAILLVKSAQYLRQKAQNKQFTKAFWGAPDLLTAAEHASQYPGSLARIASSGFEALLVEDSPRTTQQLAHTINRSDRLERNLRQQIQKERRSLENGQAILASIGSTAPFIGLFGTVWGIMEALKSIGETGSASLEAVAGPIGHALIATGVGIAVAVPAVLIYNFFLRRLKLASADMDDFAHDFDALASRSAFSISRQAIASKTTAAVREAS; this comes from the coding sequence ATGATTGTCCCCGGCGTGCTCTGGGGTCTGGTACTGTTTTCCGTGGTCAGCTGGGCGATCCTGCTGGTCAAGTCGGCGCAGTACCTGCGGCAGAAAGCGCAGAACAAACAATTCACCAAAGCCTTCTGGGGCGCGCCGGATCTGCTCACCGCCGCCGAGCACGCCAGTCAGTATCCGGGCTCGCTGGCGCGCATCGCCAGCAGCGGTTTCGAAGCGCTGCTGGTGGAAGATTCGCCGCGCACCACTCAGCAATTGGCGCACACCATCAATCGTTCGGATCGTCTGGAACGCAACCTGCGCCAGCAGATCCAGAAGGAACGCCGCTCGCTGGAAAACGGCCAGGCAATTCTCGCCAGTATCGGCAGCACCGCGCCGTTCATTGGTTTGTTCGGCACCGTGTGGGGAATCATGGAAGCGCTGAAAAGCATCGGCGAAACGGGTTCCGCCAGCCTGGAAGCGGTCGCCGGGCCCATCGGTCACGCGCTGATCGCCACCGGCGTCGGCATCGCTGTCGCGGTGCCGGCGGTGCTGATTTACAACTTCTTCCTGCGTCGCCTGAAACTCGCTTCGGCAGACATGGATGACTTTGCCCACGACTTCGACGCCCTCGCCTCGCGCAGCGCGTTTTCCATCAGCCGTCAGGCCATCGCCAGCAAAACCACAGCCGCCGTGCGGGAGGCCAGCTGA
- a CDS encoding extracellular solute-binding protein codes for MSFLRNMAGLLLSSALLCNGTSALAAGSYALTVYGEAPKYPANFQHFDFVDPKAPKGGSLSRASMEIGQYNYISPYADQGISVVQVNDWVYSPLAFRSLDEPYTVYALVAQQIERDPEGMWVRFTLNPKARFADGTPITAEDVRYTFNLLMTKGSLSYRQQYADVQDVLIEGPRQVRFTFKNNLNRTLALDLATMRVVPEHWWQTRDFANGGGFEPPLGSGPYRVSKVDAGRSISFQRDPDWWGKDLPVSRGMYNFDTLTVNFYGDTDVARQLLQAGAFDYNREFSSSGYVVGYDSPALRDGRLQQSILAPEKPTAAQGFVFNLQNPIFQDRRVRQAISLLWDFEWTNKQMMRGFYVRQNSFWPKSEMAATALPDAEELKILEPLRGQVPDEVFTEVYQAPKTDGSGYIRDKQLQALKLLAEAGWTPQHNRLVNAAGEPLEFTFLDGQGGFDRMLLPFKRTLAQIGITLNLRRIDSAQYVNRLNARDYDMIVTSFPRSGDPIVSPGRELYSLYASQSATQVGSSNSMVLANPAVDQLIDGLVQANTREAMVHYARALDRVLQWGYYMIPNYYSKGTPTVYQNRFGMPPVQPAYDEGLNTWWEVSAKALTTQQMHTQLAGGQ; via the coding sequence ATGAGTTTTTTGCGCAACATGGCGGGCCTGCTGTTAAGCAGTGCGCTGCTGTGCAACGGCACCTCGGCGCTGGCCGCTGGCAGTTATGCGCTGACGGTGTACGGCGAGGCGCCGAAGTACCCGGCGAATTTCCAGCATTTCGATTTCGTCGATCCCAAGGCGCCCAAGGGCGGTTCGCTCAGTCGCGCGTCGATGGAGATCGGCCAGTACAACTACATCAGCCCGTATGCTGATCAGGGCATTTCCGTGGTGCAGGTCAACGACTGGGTGTATTCGCCATTGGCGTTCCGCTCACTCGACGAGCCGTACACCGTTTACGCATTGGTCGCGCAACAGATCGAGCGCGATCCCGAAGGTATGTGGGTGCGTTTCACCCTCAATCCAAAAGCACGCTTCGCCGACGGCACGCCGATCACCGCCGAAGACGTGCGCTACACCTTCAACCTGCTGATGACCAAGGGCAGCCTGAGCTATCGCCAGCAATACGCCGATGTGCAGGACGTGCTCATCGAAGGCCCACGACAGGTGCGCTTCACCTTCAAGAACAACCTCAACCGCACCTTGGCGCTCGACCTGGCGACGATGCGCGTCGTTCCCGAGCACTGGTGGCAAACCCGCGACTTCGCCAATGGCGGCGGTTTCGAGCCACCGCTGGGCAGCGGCCCGTACCGGGTGAGCAAGGTCGACGCCGGGCGCAGCATCAGTTTTCAGCGCGACCCGGACTGGTGGGGCAAGGACCTGCCGGTCAGTCGCGGCATGTACAACTTCGACACCCTCACGGTGAACTTCTACGGCGACACCGACGTCGCCCGGCAACTGCTGCAGGCCGGCGCATTCGACTACAACCGCGAGTTTTCCTCGTCCGGTTACGTGGTCGGTTACGACAGCCCGGCGTTGCGCGACGGTCGCTTGCAGCAGTCGATCCTGGCGCCGGAGAAACCGACGGCGGCGCAAGGCTTCGTGTTCAACCTGCAGAACCCGATCTTCCAGGATCGCCGCGTGCGTCAGGCGATCAGCCTGCTGTGGGATTTCGAGTGGACCAACAAACAGATGATGCGCGGTTTCTACGTGCGCCAGAACAGCTTCTGGCCGAAGAGCGAAATGGCCGCCACCGCGCTGCCTGATGCCGAAGAATTGAAGATCCTCGAACCGCTGCGCGGGCAGGTTCCCGACGAGGTCTTTACCGAGGTTTATCAGGCACCAAAAACCGATGGCAGCGGCTACATCCGCGACAAGCAACTGCAAGCGCTGAAGCTGCTCGCCGAGGCTGGCTGGACGCCGCAACACAATCGTTTGGTCAATGCTGCTGGCGAGCCGCTGGAGTTCACTTTTCTCGACGGTCAGGGCGGTTTCGACCGCATGCTGTTGCCGTTCAAACGCACCCTCGCGCAGATCGGTATCACCCTCAACCTGCGGCGGATCGATTCGGCGCAATACGTCAACCGCCTCAACGCCCGGGACTACGACATGATCGTCACCAGTTTCCCGCGCAGCGGCGATCCGATCGTCTCTCCCGGCCGCGAGTTGTACAGCCTGTACGCCTCGCAAAGTGCCACGCAAGTCGGCAGTTCCAACTCGATGGTACTGGCCAATCCGGCGGTCGATCAACTGATCGACGGGCTGGTTCAGGCCAACACTCGCGAGGCCATGGTGCATTACGCGCGCGCCCTCGACCGGGTGCTGCAATGGGGTTACTACATGATTCCCAACTATTACTCCAAAGGCACGCCGACGGTGTATCAGAACCGCTTCGGCATGCCGCCGGTGCAACCGGCGTACGACGAAGGCCTCAACACCTGGTGGGAGGTATCGGCCAAGGCGTTGACCACCCAGCAGATGCACACTCAGCTTGCGGGGGGCCAGTGA
- a CDS encoding energy transducer TonB translates to MNDAVKHRTLPGSLREAPVPPPPGRPAFKANTSQPGGLNKQQMVLLVAVSALIHGGAWWFLQQSRTEPLPTPPQIPEMTVELTSPTPPAPPTPEPPPPPPPPPEPEQPVEDEDAVKPPPKPVEKPKPIEKPKPVEKPKPVKKVEPPKAPPAPAQPAAPAAPATPSAPPAPAAAPGPVKESAAVSGLASLGNPPPEYPSLALRRNWEGSVVLRIQVLANGRAGSVTVTKSSGKPQLDDAAVAAVKNWKFIPAKRGDTPIDGFATQTIDFKLPQ, encoded by the coding sequence ATGAACGATGCGGTAAAGCACAGAACCCTGCCGGGGTCGTTGCGGGAAGCTCCGGTTCCGCCACCACCGGGCAGGCCGGCCTTTAAAGCCAATACCTCACAACCCGGCGGTCTGAATAAACAGCAGATGGTGTTGCTGGTGGCTGTGTCGGCGCTGATACATGGCGGCGCCTGGTGGTTTCTCCAGCAGTCCAGAACCGAGCCATTGCCAACGCCGCCGCAGATTCCGGAAATGACCGTCGAGCTGACCAGCCCGACGCCACCGGCACCGCCCACCCCGGAACCGCCACCACCGCCGCCACCCCCACCGGAGCCTGAACAACCGGTGGAAGACGAAGACGCGGTCAAGCCACCACCGAAACCGGTGGAGAAACCCAAGCCGATCGAAAAACCGAAACCGGTCGAGAAGCCGAAACCGGTGAAAAAGGTCGAGCCGCCGAAAGCTCCACCGGCCCCGGCACAACCGGCTGCACCCGCTGCCCCGGCCACCCCGAGCGCACCGCCGGCCCCTGCCGCCGCGCCGGGTCCGGTCAAGGAATCGGCAGCCGTTTCCGGCCTCGCCAGTCTTGGCAACCCGCCACCGGAATACCCGTCGCTGGCCCTGCGACGCAACTGGGAAGGCAGCGTGGTCCTGCGCATTCAGGTGCTGGCCAACGGTCGCGCAGGATCAGTGACGGTGACCAAGTCCAGCGGTAAACCGCAACTGGATGACGCCGCTGTCGCCGCCGTGAAGAACTGGAAGTTTATTCCGGCCAAACGCGGTGACACGCCGATCGACGGCTTCGCCACCCAGACCATCGATTTCAAATTGCCGCAATAA
- a CDS encoding TonB-dependent receptor — protein sequence MLMNTPRFTLKPLVATISRHRFVPLYLVAMGMGAGTVQAAEDDNASVPAAAAVVAPTTQLQRVEVTGSAIRRVDAETAVPITILKADELRKQGVTTTAELVQRITGSQSINNSAGSVGAATGGASFADMRGIGANKTLVLLNGRRLANNALSGTNSAGGAVDLNMIPFAAIERVEVLRDGASALYGTDAIGGVINFITKKSLTDGQLTLGGETPTHSGGGATKDMSASWGYGDLEEDRFNVLGVFNYNKQQNLDANDRSFATDYAPGRGLDQTSGTAFPGNYSQNGNATNPLANSNCNGPNLIARDGLCRFSTREFIDLVPQTEKTSFFGKTTGKLGDDHNVNLEYFWSRNNNATAVGPAPLTGLSLDGSSPYYPGNGITPAPTDFALDPTQPVDVNWRETAAGPRESKDQNTSQRFLLSFDGLVGGWDYNVGASYNQNKIVSSVTSGYVSDQAMIDGLASGLLNPFGPQSAAGQQYIDNAAYHGAYSTAVGRVAGFDGRISREIGDWFGAGPSGLALGGEYRKEKFHQDFESFAGDIQSLGIDPAGSVEGDRSVKAAYAEINVPVLDSLELSAAVRHDKYSDFGSTTNPKYSFRYQPLKELVVRGAYSEGFRAPSLYELYSPRSITFTQGYYNDPVLCTGGVVQPGGNGGRDCGQQFLNQIGGNEDLAPEKARNVTLGFVYQPINNLSVGLDFWWIHISNQIQPFPESTVFDQAGSYPDRFVRNADGTLNYIVTGNANLGIVETNGVDVSLDYRFPNTPYGQFGLGLQGTYVDEYDFQSTIKGPFTDKVGDFQGDGVIARWKHNLTGSWTFGAARAALTNRFTTGYNDYDRDTHARVASYSVWDLSAGYTFNKVLDVDAGMKNVFDRNPPFSNQAYNFQSGYDPRYTDPLGRTLFARMTYHF from the coding sequence ATGCTGATGAACACTCCACGCTTCACGCTCAAACCCTTGGTGGCAACGATTTCTCGCCACCGTTTTGTTCCGTTGTATCTGGTGGCCATGGGGATGGGCGCCGGGACTGTGCAGGCGGCCGAGGACGACAACGCTTCCGTCCCGGCAGCTGCGGCGGTGGTGGCGCCGACCACGCAACTGCAACGGGTGGAAGTGACCGGTTCGGCGATTCGCCGGGTCGATGCGGAAACGGCGGTGCCGATCACCATTCTCAAGGCCGATGAGCTGCGCAAACAGGGCGTGACCACCACCGCCGAACTGGTGCAGCGCATCACCGGCAGCCAGTCGATCAACAACAGCGCCGGCTCCGTCGGCGCGGCAACTGGCGGCGCCTCGTTCGCCGACATGCGCGGCATCGGCGCGAACAAGACGCTGGTGCTGCTCAACGGTCGACGCCTGGCCAACAACGCCTTGTCCGGCACCAACTCGGCTGGCGGCGCGGTGGATCTGAACATGATCCCGTTTGCCGCCATCGAGCGCGTCGAAGTGCTGCGCGACGGCGCCTCGGCCCTGTACGGCACCGACGCCATCGGCGGCGTGATCAACTTCATCACCAAGAAATCCCTGACTGACGGCCAATTGACCCTCGGCGGCGAAACCCCGACCCACAGCGGCGGCGGTGCGACCAAGGACATGAGCGCCAGTTGGGGCTACGGCGATCTGGAGGAGGACCGCTTCAACGTCCTCGGCGTGTTCAACTACAACAAGCAGCAAAACCTCGACGCCAACGACCGCTCGTTCGCCACCGACTATGCCCCCGGTCGCGGTCTCGATCAGACTTCCGGCACCGCGTTTCCCGGCAACTACAGCCAGAACGGCAACGCCACCAACCCGCTGGCCAACAGTAATTGCAACGGCCCCAACCTGATCGCCCGCGACGGTTTGTGCCGTTTCAGCACCCGTGAATTCATCGACCTGGTGCCGCAGACCGAGAAGACCTCGTTCTTCGGCAAGACCACCGGCAAGCTCGGCGACGACCACAACGTCAATCTCGAATACTTCTGGTCACGCAACAACAACGCCACGGCGGTCGGTCCTGCACCGCTGACCGGCCTGAGCCTCGACGGCTCATCGCCCTACTACCCCGGCAACGGCATCACCCCGGCGCCCACCGATTTCGCCCTCGACCCAACGCAACCGGTCGACGTCAACTGGCGCGAAACCGCGGCCGGCCCGCGCGAATCGAAAGACCAGAACACCAGCCAGCGCTTTTTGCTCAGCTTCGATGGTCTGGTTGGCGGCTGGGATTACAACGTCGGCGCCTCGTACAACCAGAACAAAATCGTCTCCAGCGTCACCAGTGGCTATGTCAGCGATCAGGCAATGATCGACGGTCTGGCCAGCGGTTTGCTTAACCCGTTCGGCCCGCAGTCCGCCGCCGGTCAGCAGTACATCGATAACGCGGCGTACCACGGCGCCTATTCCACTGCTGTGGGCCGTGTCGCCGGTTTTGATGGACGCATCAGCCGCGAAATCGGCGACTGGTTCGGTGCCGGTCCGTCCGGTCTGGCCCTGGGTGGCGAGTACCGCAAAGAGAAATTCCATCAGGACTTCGAGTCGTTTGCCGGCGACATCCAGAGCCTCGGTATCGACCCGGCCGGCAGTGTCGAGGGCGACCGCAGCGTGAAAGCCGCCTACGCCGAAATCAACGTGCCGGTGCTCGACAGCCTCGAACTGTCCGCCGCCGTGCGCCATGACAAATACAGCGACTTTGGCAGCACCACAAACCCAAAATATTCGTTCCGTTATCAGCCGTTGAAAGAGCTGGTGGTGCGTGGCGCCTACAGCGAAGGCTTCCGTGCGCCATCGCTATACGAGCTGTATTCGCCGCGCAGCATCACCTTCACCCAGGGTTACTACAACGACCCGGTGCTGTGTACCGGCGGTGTGGTGCAACCGGGCGGCAATGGCGGCCGCGATTGCGGTCAGCAGTTCCTCAACCAGATTGGCGGCAACGAAGATCTGGCCCCGGAGAAGGCGCGCAACGTGACCCTCGGCTTCGTCTATCAGCCGATCAACAACCTCTCGGTAGGTCTGGATTTCTGGTGGATTCACATCTCCAACCAGATCCAGCCGTTCCCGGAATCCACCGTGTTTGATCAGGCCGGTTCCTACCCGGACCGCTTCGTGCGCAACGCCGACGGTACGCTCAACTACATCGTCACCGGCAACGCCAACCTCGGCATCGTCGAAACCAACGGTGTCGATGTGTCGCTGGATTATCGCTTCCCGAACACGCCGTACGGCCAGTTCGGTCTGGGCCTGCAAGGCACCTATGTTGACGAGTACGACTTCCAGAGCACCATCAAAGGCCCGTTCACTGACAAGGTCGGCGACTTTCAGGGTGACGGCGTGATCGCGCGCTGGAAACACAACCTCACCGGCAGCTGGACCTTCGGCGCGGCGCGGGCGGCGCTGACCAACCGCTTCACCACGGGTTACAACGACTACGACCGCGACACCCACGCGCGCGTGGCGTCGTATTCGGTGTGGGATCTGTCGGCCGGCTACACCTTCAACAAGGTGCTGGATGTCGATGCCGGGATGAAGAACGTGTTCGACCGCAACCCGCCGTTCTCCAACCAGGCTTACAACTTCCAGAGCGGCTATGACCCGCGTTACACCGATCCGTTGGGCCGCACCTTGTTTGCGCGCATGACTTACCACTTCTAA
- a CDS encoding glutathione S-transferase, whose translation MYQLYGHRNSGAAAIEAALELCQIAYRFIDIEASTEAAEALAQLNPLKQIPTLQLPDGSAITESAAILIHLGLTFPKSGLLPAKAEDRDQAIRGLVYIVSNCYAAIGVVDYPERWLLMPDEASRQNLVAGARERLHWSWEVFADQFSAELYLDDETPGALDVLAAVVTRWAGSREHLRQTRPGFSAWLQRIDRHPVLAPVFARHWPS comes from the coding sequence ATGTACCAGCTCTACGGGCACAGAAATTCAGGCGCAGCCGCCATCGAAGCGGCGCTGGAACTGTGCCAGATCGCTTACCGCTTCATTGATATCGAAGCCAGCACCGAAGCCGCCGAGGCGCTGGCGCAACTCAATCCGCTGAAGCAGATACCGACGTTGCAACTGCCCGATGGCAGCGCGATCACCGAGAGTGCGGCGATCCTGATTCATCTGGGCCTGACGTTTCCCAAGTCCGGCCTGCTGCCAGCCAAAGCGGAGGATCGCGATCAGGCGATTCGCGGTCTGGTCTACATCGTCAGCAACTGCTACGCGGCGATCGGCGTCGTCGATTATCCGGAGCGCTGGCTGCTGATGCCCGACGAAGCCTCGCGGCAGAATCTGGTCGCCGGCGCGCGTGAGCGATTGCACTGGAGTTGGGAGGTGTTTGCCGACCAGTTTTCCGCCGAACTGTATCTGGATGACGAAACGCCGGGGGCACTGGATGTGCTGGCGGCAGTGGTGACGCGTTGGGCGGGCAGCCGTGAGCATTTGCGTCAGACGCGACCGGGGTTTTCTGCGTGGTTGCAGCGGATTGACCGGCACCCGGTGCTGGCGCCGGTGTTCGCCCGGCATTGGCCTTCTTGA
- a CDS encoding CBS domain-containing protein — protein MKTVAQLLKLKDQKNQEVHQIKPDHMVLEALMKMAEKNVGALLVVEDDKVVGIISERDYARKLVLHGRSSVGTPVRDIMVANVITVDTHQTVDTCLGIMSDKRLRHLPVVENGKLIGLLSIGDLVKEAIAEQAELIKQLEQYIRGE, from the coding sequence ATGAAGACCGTCGCCCAACTGCTCAAGCTCAAAGATCAGAAAAATCAGGAAGTGCACCAGATCAAACCTGATCACATGGTGCTCGAAGCGCTGATGAAGATGGCCGAGAAAAACGTCGGTGCCTTGCTGGTGGTCGAAGACGACAAAGTGGTCGGCATCATCAGCGAACGCGATTACGCGCGCAAACTGGTGCTGCATGGCCGCTCATCCGTGGGCACGCCGGTGCGCGACATCATGGTGGCGAACGTGATCACCGTGGACACCCATCAAACCGTCGACACCTGCCTGGGTATCATGTCCGACAAACGCCTGCGCCACTTGCCGGTGGTCGAGAACGGCAAGTTGATCGGCTTGCTGTCGATCGGTGACCTGGTCAAGGAAGCGATTGCCGAACAGGCGGAGCTGATCAAGCAGCTGGAGCAGTACATTCGCGGGGAATAA
- a CDS encoding ExbD/TolR family protein, with the protein MSFSTQDSDEVLSEMNVTPLVDVMLVLLVVFIVTAPLMTNAIKVNLPKTDAVAPAEKKDPVVVSVDQDGKFYLAKTELAPESLEASLKEVKAKDAEVRVQLQADSAVNYGQVAKAMASIERSGITKISVMTTH; encoded by the coding sequence ATGTCTTTTTCTACCCAAGACAGCGATGAAGTGCTCAGCGAAATGAACGTCACGCCACTGGTCGACGTGATGCTGGTGCTGCTGGTGGTGTTCATCGTCACCGCGCCGCTGATGACCAACGCAATCAAGGTCAACCTGCCGAAAACCGACGCCGTCGCCCCCGCCGAAAAGAAAGACCCGGTGGTAGTCAGCGTCGATCAGGACGGCAAGTTCTATCTGGCGAAAACCGAGCTGGCCCCGGAATCGCTGGAGGCCAGCCTTAAAGAGGTCAAGGCCAAGGACGCCGAAGTCCGCGTGCAGCTGCAGGCCGACTCCGCCGTCAATTACGGCCAGGTGGCCAAGGCCATGGCGTCGATCGAACGCTCGGGCATCACCAAGATTTCGGTGATGACCACTCACTGA